The segment AATAACTCACCGGTTTGTGGATCCATAACAACAGCAAGCGCATCTTCCATATTCCGGTTTTCGTATGGAGCTTCACTTATCGCTTTATCTAACTCTTCGCGGACTATTTCATCAACACGTTCCTGGAATTCCATATCAATGGTTAATACTAGATCTTTGCCACGCTCTCCTTCTACAACGGTTTCCGTATTAACGACATTTCCACTCTTATCTGTTGAGTATTGAATTTGCTCCTTTGTACCCCTTAGTACACCTTCATATTGTTCCTCTAAGCCAGTATTGCCAACACGGTCATTTCTTGAGTATCCTCTTGTTAAATAATATTCTTCCTGATCACTCGGTATGCCTTCTTCCTGTGTTGTAATGGAACCAAGGAGGTTACGTATAGTATCGTCATAAGGGTATTCTCTATTCCAATCTGTTGTTGCATTAACACCTGGCAGGACATCGAGATGTTCTGCAACACGAGCATATTCTTCCGGAGTTACATCCTCATTTTTAACAATATGAGGTGTTAAGGAACGTGCCTTGTCTAACTCTTTCTTAATTGCAATTACCTCTTCTTCCTCTTCCGAAAAATTACTGATCTCTTCTTCTGAAATACGATCTAAAACCATATCGTAGTATTCAGAATTACTCATTTCCTCTGCCTCTTCATCCGATACACGACTCTCTGCCTCATCCTTGTTTTTCAGATACCAGTATTCCTTCCTGTTTCTTTCGGTGATCCCATCGGTATCCATGGAAATGAATTCAGCTAGTCTTTCAGCTACCTCTAGCCGATCTTCTGCTTGTACACCCTTGGCCGGTGTATACGTTATAGAGTATAATGGTTTATTGTCTACCACAACATCGTGATTGCTATCATATATTTTCCCACGTGGAACCGGAACTTTCGAAGTATCCTCTATCGTTCGTTCAATTTCTTCCTGAAAACTCTCCCCATTTAAAATCTGCACAACACCCAGCTGAAGAATTAATACAGAAAAAGATAAAAATACAACGAAAAATAATATATTTAATCGGAAGGGAAGCTGCGCCTTTTTCTTATTTTTCCTTTTTACCATTTATTCTCCCCCATATAAATTACTGCGTGGCAACTCACTCCCCTTATTATATCATTTATTTCATGAAATTCGAATAGGATCAACGATTTTTTTCATCAGTAATTTGATCTTTTATCATCATATCTTTGTTATTTGGACTACTCAGGTAGATATCTTTCACAAAAACATAAATGAATAGATGTCCTATTCCAAAGATGACCAATAGCCACGGGATTATCTCCTCAGCTTGGAAAATAGAAACAGCTATAAGAAAAACACTGATTGATAAAACCCGTCCTATATTGACAAATAACTCGCGAACAACAATATATTCGACACGTAAATCTTTCGCTTTCCAAGCCTTCCCTATTACATCATAGGTCATTGAATTGTAAGGGACATTTATAATTGGGTAGGCAATACCTATAAATACGGCATAAATAATCATTAGCAGATAACTTATCTCAAACAAAATAATAAAAATCGAAAAGTAAAGAATAAGTGCCCCAATTAAAATAGCCTTTTTTCTCATGGATGGTTTGATAAATTTTGTAGCTAAAAAATAAAAGATAAACGAAAGCCCGGACAAAGATAAATTAAACACACCTAAAGCAAATTCGCTATTTGTGATTAAATAGACCCAAATCGTAATAACAAACGCGAACATCCCTTCTCTTAGCCCTTGGGCAACATGGGCGTTTAAAATTCGGTTCCAATTTTTATTATGCCGTCTTTCTTCAAGAATTCGCCTAAAGTGAAAACTTCCTTCCGCTTTGCGGCGGTTTAGGAAGAAGCTTGATACTACTGCACAAATAAATAAAATAAACGAAATGGTAAAGATTGTCCTGTAACCAAGATTTGCAGTCATTTTAGCAATAATTATCCCTGCTAATAACGGCCCAATCATTCCACCGAACGATTGCAAGACACCTAAAAATCCATTGAAAAAATCCCTTGTTTCTGGTTCTGTAATTTCAAATGTTAAAACATTGAATGCCAACCAATAAAATCCATATCCGATTCCGAGTAGACTACCGAGCAAGAAATTGTAGGTGGATGCATCCTCTCCGATTATTAACACACTTAAAAAGAAAAGGGATAAAAATGTTACCCCTAGCCTTAACACAATAACGCGATCTACTTTTTTAGCCAGTTTCCCTGCTAAAATGAAAGTAGCTGGTTGAAATAAAAATATGGCTAAATTATACACGGCAATGGTAATGTAATCACCAGATTGCTTCCATAAGTAAATATTAACAAATGTATTGGAGAGAAAAATCCCTAAAAAATAGAGACCTCCAACCAGTAATAAGAGTAATAAATCACGATTTATATCTAATTTATCTTGATAATACTGCAGACTTTTTCGCATCACTGATACTCCTTTTTTTATTAGTCATAGTTTAAGCAAATGAGTATCAGATATGCAGAAAGGCTGCCTTTAAAAAATAATCGAAATAGAAAAACACGGGAAAGTTTCCCGTGTTTTCTAAATAAAATTATTTATTTTGCTTCATTATAGTTTTTAGCAACTTCATCCCAGTTAACTACATTCCAGAATGCAGCAACGTAGTCAGGACGTTTATTTTGATATTTAAGATAATAAGCATGCTCCCAAACATCCAGGCCTAGAATTGGAGTTTTCCCTTCCATTACTGGAGTATCCTGGTTAGGAGTGCTTGTTATTTCAAGTTCTCCGTTATTAACAACAAGCCATGCCCAGCCTGAACCAAAGCGACCTGTTGCAGCATTTCCAAATTCCTCTTTAAATTTGTCAAAGCTACCGAATTTGGCATTTATTTTATCAGATAATTCTCCGGATGGTTCTCCACCACCATTAGGTGAAAGTATTTTCCAGAACAAGCTATGGTTGGCATGTCCACCACCATTATTACGGACTGCAGTACGAGCACTTTCCGGTACTGCATCCAGATTACTTAATAAATCTTCAAGTGATTTATCCTGAAGATCTGAGTGTCCTTCTAAAGCACCGTTCAATTTTGTAACATACGTATTATGATGCTTCGTATGGTGAATGTTCATCGTTTCTTTATCGATTGTTGGTTCTAATGCATCATACGCATAAGGTAGTTCTGGTAATTCAAATTTTGCCATTTTTAATCTTCCTCCTCTATTGTATTATAAAAGGACCTGAAAATTCACCCTTTTAATTAAGGTTATCAAAGCTTTATACCATATGCAAACTTTATGCATGAGTAAATATGCTTTATATATGTACTTCCCTTTTATGATTTATTAAAACATATTTTGTGTGATTTTTAAGTTTGAAAATTAAAACAAATACTCTCAAATAAAAAACAAGCTAAATAGCTTGTTCAAAACAGTGTGATGGCTCGGGACGGAATCGAACCGCCGACACACGGATTTTCAGTCCGTTGCTCTACCGACTGAGCTACCGAGCCTTGTCCAATTTCAGACTTCTGATATCTGATTATGTATGGAGGAGGAAGAGGGATTCGAACCCCCGCGGGCTTTTACACCCCTGTCGGTTTTCAAGACCGATCCCTTCAACCAGACTTGGGTATTCCTCCTAGCATTAATATGGTGGACCCTGCAGGATTCGAACCTGCGACCGATCGGTTATGAGCCGATAGCTCTGACCAACTGAGCTAAGGGTCCGGGATTATTAGAAACACTTGGCATTGTTAAGCTTTTAGTAGCGAGTGCCACAGTTGCACTTATGCAGTAGAAAAATTTTATACTTTCATATCTGCGAACTAATTATTTATTACGTATTAATGGGGCGACCGGTGGGGATCGAACCCACGAATGCCGGAGCCACAATCCGGTGCGTTAACCACTTCGCCACGACCGCCGTTTGATTTGTGCAGGTGATAGCGGTGGAGGGGATCGAACCCACGACCTCACGGGTATGAACCGTACGCTCTCGCCAGCTGAGCTACACCGCCATTTTGGCTCCACAGGTAGGATTCGAACCTACGACCGATCGGTTAACAGCCGATAGCTCTACCACTGAGCTACTGTGGAATAATTTCTTTCACAAATTTAATTAACAGCGACGAAATATAATTTAACATGTTCGACAAGTTATGTCAACATCTTTTTTTCACAGAATAAAAATTAACGCATGTATATGTAGTGTCGTTATCTGAAACAACATTATTTACTATAGCACTTTCAATAATATATTTCAAGAAAAAATTTAAAAAAGTTATAGTTCTAATACAAAAATATAGAGAAGGGGATCCAGAGCCCCTTCTCACTTAGTCATCTATTCTCCCAAAACTTCCTCAGCAATATTTACAGCATGATCGCCAATTCTTTCCAAATTGCTAAGAATATCAACAAATACAATGCCGGCAGATCCGCTGCATTGACCTTCATTCACTCGTATAATGTGTTTTTTACGATAATTCCGTTCCATTTTATCTATTTGATCTTCTTTTTGAATGACCGCAAGTGCATCTTCTCTGCTCATTTGATCAAGTGATTGTACGGCTTGTTTCACTGTCATGATTGTCAAATCGAACATGTTATTAAGATCTTCCTGCGCTTGAGGTGTTATATAAACCTTGTGCGATATTTTATAGTCAATTAATTCAAGAATGTTTTCAAAGTGATCTCCAATCCGCTCAATATCACGAACTGAATCCATTAATGCTGTGTGTTTTGCACTATCGGCCTCTGATAGAGTGCCTGCAGATATATTAATTAGATATTCGGTTATTTTTTGATCTAAATTGTTTAGAGCCCCTTCTACCTGCACAGCCATCTCAGAATGCTTTTGCTGATTCGTTGTCAAATACAGGTTTGTTTCTTCTAAACCTTTTGATGCGTATTCCCCCATGCGAATAATCTCGGATTTTGCTTGATCCAGCGCTAATGCAGATGATTGTTGAATAAAAATTGGATCCAAATGTTTTGGCTTATATTCGATAATCGTATCTTCACCTGGAACTAACTTTGTAACAAGCCATGCGAGTGCACCAATAAATGGAAATTGTATGATTGTATTAGCGATATTAAAACTTCCGTGCGCAAATGCTATCGTCATCTCTTCATTTAAAGCGAACTGTTCTTGTAAAAACATGACGTATTGTGTAAATACACCCAACAATAAAATACCAATTGTTGCACCTAATACATTGAAAATAACATGTGTAAAAGCCGCTCTTTTTGCTGCCACAGAGGCCCCTAAAGAAGCCAGTACGGCAGTAATTGTTGTCCCTATATTATCACCGAACAACACTGGTAATGCTGCTTCCAAACTGATGGCACCTTGAGCAAATAAACCTTGTAATATTCCTATCGTTGCACTGGAACTTTGTACAATCAGTGTAAACACTGTCCCTATTACGACACCTAAAATAGGCGTTTCACTCATGCTTACCGTCAGTTCCTGAAAGGACTCCAAACTGCGTAATGGTGACATTCCACTACTCATTAATTCCAAACCAAAAAACAAGGCACCAAAGCCAAATATCGCTTGTCCCACTGCAGTAACTTTTTGATGTTTAAAGAAGAATAATAGAAAAGCACCTACTGCAATAATTGGTAAAGCATATGCGCCCAAGTCGATACCAATAATAAACGCTGTTACCGTTGTACCAATATTGGCACCCATAATAACACCAATAGCTTGTCTGAATGTCATAAATCCAGCATTCACAAGTCCAACTGTTAACACTGTTGTACCAGAACTACTTTGAATCAGTATAGTTACAATGATACCAGCTAAAACTCCCAAAAAAGGATTGCTTGTAAATTTATCCAGAATGTCTCTTAATCGGTCACCAGCTGATTTTTGCAGGCCTTCCCCCATATACTTTATACCAATAAGAAAAATACCTAATCCGCCAATGAACTCAAATAACAATGTTTGTACATCGATATCCACTTGTTGTATCGCCCCTTTATTCATGTTGAATCTTGTCACATACCTCTACCATTATTAAATGAATATGAAGGATTTGTAAAGGATCTTCTTAAATAATTTACAATAACTTAACATTTCTCTTATTTTATCTTTTTATTATTGTTTACATTTGAAAACGTGTTATTCGAAAGTGAAAAAGAAAATCCCCCATGAAAACCCATGGAAGACTGCTTCTGAATATTATTCTTTTATCTTTTCAACAAGTATTTTCGTACCATCTACCTGCACAACACGAACGGGCGTATCCTTAGAAACCCATTGTCCATTTGAAACGGCACTATAATCTTTCTTATTGATCCGAATGGTTCCCGTCGGTCTTAAATCATTTAACGTGATACCTTCCTCGTTAACCAAAGCTTCATATTCCATGTTCATGGAATTATAACCAGCTTCCTTTGTTAATTGATCTTTTAACGTAATCTTTGTCCACATTTCTCTTCGTTTGAATACTTTCAGGAAAAAGAAAGAAGCGCCTCCACCTAGTAGGACTCCAATAACCGCATACAATCCCGAAGTAAGATCCGGAGCAGCTAAGGCAACTGAAGCTAACATTGCAGCTAAGCCGAGCGTAGCAAGCGTCCCATCGTTTACCACTTTTCCATCAATGATAATAAGTAATATTCCTGCAAAATAAATAATAAGCATGAAGATAAAGGAGCCTGTTTCTACATATGCTCCAAAATATACGGTAATAAATCCGACTCCTAATAATGCAAATAATCCGCGCATATTAACTAAAACTTCACCAATTAAAAATAATGTGCCCAATCCGGTAATAACAAGGCCTATCCATGTTAAAGAAAATATATCCAACATATTTCCTCCTTCCTACTAAATTGTACGTGTTACCATTATAAATTGTTTCAATAAAAAAGGGGTAAAAATATGGATTTCATTAAAAAAACTTTTATATTTGTACTAATTATATTACTTGGTATTAGTATATATAACGACTTAACATTAGGGAATTCTCAAGAAAATAAAATAAATCGTATCCAACAGCCAGCCACTGATATAAATTTTACTGTTCTTCAAATAAAAGTGGAGCCCGGAGATACTGTTTTATCCATTGTAGAGCGAATAAACAACAATAGGAATCTTGAAAAAATGGATCTCACACAAATTTTAACAGATTTTAACACCATAAATCCATCAATTGATCCACATAACCTCGATCCTCACACTTATTATTATTTCCCTCTATATAATACGCCATAAAAATAAGGGCTGAACAATTTCAGCCCTTACCTTATTTACATGAAAGGAAGAATAAAAAGTGTAATGATAATCGAAATCGCCCCTGCGGCAATCGCGATATTACCTAAGGTATCTGCACCACGGGCTCTGGAAATGAATCCCAGAATAATCCCCGCACCACCTAAGATGATTGGCATCATAAAATAGGATATGATGGATAAGGCTACTCCTATCCAACCATACGTACTATTTACCTCTGTATCCAAGTGTGAGTTCTGTTCACCTACAGGTTTTCGATCTCTGGTATGATCATCTGCTGTTACTTCGCTGGCAAATTCTTCATTCCTGGAACTATCTGGTTCTATGCGGACATAATCCTTATTTTTTTGTTGCCCTTCATGATTCGGTCCGACATTTTGATTCCGTTGGTTATTAAATTCATCCATAGCTAAGACCTCCCTTATTTCTAGATTGAGGTACGTCTATAGTTTATGGATTTATCGTCATTTAACTATGTTATATTTTGCCAAGAACTTAGCAACTTTTTACGAATGCCGCATATAGTGAATAGAATCTGTTAAGGGAGTATGATTATGTCAATTTTTATTAAAGAATTAGTAAGAAAAAAATTAAAACAGCTTTCACCTGAAGAATTATTTCATTACGGGAAACAATATGGTTTTTCACTAAGTCAATCCGAAGCCCGGGAAATAACAACATATTTAAAAGCGGGGTCGTTTGATCCATTTCGTGCAGAGGATCGAGAGAAGATGTTTAAAGAGCTTGCCCGCATAACGAATGTAGACACCGCTAAAAAAGCACGTCTTTTATTTAATGAATTGATTAAATCGTATGGTGTGGACTATTTGTTTACAGAGTAGAATAAAAGGAATAACACCATTAGGAGCAGTGTTATTCCTCTTTTAGAGGTGTCCAAAAAGTCCGGTAAAAATGACACTTCGTAGGGGATCTTTTGCTAAAACCGCCCACGTCCTGTGGGCAACGCAGAAGTTACCACAACACGCGAGAAGCTCGTTGGCTTGTTTCTCCGCTCCTTGGAAAAGAAAACCGCTTTGCCTGCGTGCAAGATCGTCTGCTTGAAACTACGCCGCCTCGAACTTCTCGTCCTTTTTATCCTCCTTTTTGAACACGCACTTTTATCAAGTATTAACAATTTTATCTTTTAATTCACTATCAAAGGTTCCTTCTTTAATCATATCGATTTCAAATTTATATGGCGCTTTTTTATTCTTTTTATCCTCACCAACAAATGGTGTTTCCAATATTTTCGGAAGATCTTGTAATTGTGGATGTTTAATGACATATTCCAATGCATCGAAACCAATATACCCAAATCCAATATTCTCATGACGATCTTTATGAGCTCCTCGATCATTCTTACTGTCGTTCACATGTACAACTTTCAGACGATCCACACCGATAATTTTATCGAAATGATTTAATACCCCATCAAAATCTTGAACAACATTATACCCTGCATCATGTATATGACATGTATCCATACATACAGATAATTTCTCATTCTCTGTTACTCCATCAATAATTTTTGCCAGTTCATCAAATGTTCGTCCTATTTCTGAACCTTTACCTGCCATCGTTTCAAGTGCTATTTGAACGTCTTTATCTTTCTCTAGGACTTCGTTTAAGCCCTCGACGACTTTCTTGATCCCTTCATCAGCACCTGCTCCTACATGTGAACCAGGATGAAGCACGATTTGTTTTGCACCTATGGCTGCTGTTCGATCAACTTCATTACGCAAAAAATTAACACCCAAATCAAATGTTTCCGGCTTTACCGTATTACCAATATTAATGATGTACGGGGCATGGACGACAATATCAGAAATACCATTTTCTACCATATGCTCTCTGCCGTTCATAATATTTAACTCTTCTACCGGCTTCCGTCTTGTATTTTGTGGCGCTCCTGTATAGATCATAAACGTATTAGCTCCATATGAAGCCGCTTGTTCACTTGATCCCAAAAGCATTTTCTTTCCATTCATCGATACATGTGATCCAATTTTTAGCAAATTAGTCCACCTCTCCCTTTATTTCTATTTCTTGTATTTATTCTTCGCTAATTGCTTTTTAATAGAGGACTGTTGCTGTTTCATTTTTTTCTTATAGCCTGGTTTTACTTTCTTTGTTTTACGCACCTGTTTCCATGCTTCTTTATCTATATTTGTTGTTTTTTCATTTCGTAAATTACGCTCATTCCATGGCTTCACCTTTTGCCACTCGCCACCTTTAACATCAGTATAATTAAACGTCAGCCCATTTTGCTCCAGTTTTTCGATAAGTTTAATATCGGTTTCCCGGTAAAGGCTTATCGCTGTTCCTTCCATTCCGGCTCTTGCTGTTCTGCCTACACGGTGAATATAGAAGTCCTCCTCTTTCGGAAGCTGTGCATTGATAATGTGACTAACACCCTTAATATCGATTCCTCTTGCAGCTAAATCGGTCGCAACAATATATTGATACTTTAGATTTTGAATTTCTTTAAGAACCCTTTTACGTTCACGTGGGGTGAGTCCTCCATGGATAATGCCAGCTTCCAATCCTCTTTGCTGTAGAGAAGCAGCTAGTTTATCTGCAATGTCTTTCCCATTTGTGAAAATAATCGCCAAATAAGGTTGAATTGTATTGGATATCTCCATAAGGATGTCAGCCTCGTCCCGATGCTTTACATCAATTAAATAATGTTCCATCGTCTCCGGTGAAAAGTGATCATCCACCTTAACATGTAATGGATTTTCTAGATATTTGTTAAAAAAGTGCTGTAATCGTTGTGGAATTGTCGCTGAAAAGGCCAGTATTTGAATATCTTCACGTGAGCGAACTAATAATTGATCCACTTCCTTAATAAAACCTAGATCAAGCATTAAATCTGCTTCATCAATAACAAATGAAGTAGCAGAAAAAATGGAAACAGCATCTTCTTTCACTAAGTCCAAAATCCTTCCAGGTGTTCCGACAATAATATGCGGCGGTTCTTTTAGCTTTTCTATCGTCTTTTGTTTATCTGTTCCACCTACTAAAAGCTTTGCGATCCATCTGCCGTCTTTATCCGCATAATGAATCATTTTTTTGACTTCATTATAAATTTGGGTTGCAAGCTCTCTTGTAGGTGCTGTTATAACAAACTGCA is part of the Virgibacillus sp. NKC19-16 genome and harbors:
- a CDS encoding peptidoglycan D,D-transpeptidase FtsI family protein, whose product is MVKRKNKKKAQLPFRLNILFFVVFLSFSVLILQLGVVQILNGESFQEEIERTIEDTSKVPVPRGKIYDSNHDVVVDNKPLYSITYTPAKGVQAEDRLEVAERLAEFISMDTDGITERNRKEYWYLKNKDEAESRVSDEEAEEMSNSEYYDMVLDRISEEEISNFSEEEEEVIAIKKELDKARSLTPHIVKNEDVTPEEYARVAEHLDVLPGVNATTDWNREYPYDDTIRNLLGSITTQEEGIPSDQEEYYLTRGYSRNDRVGNTGLEEQYEGVLRGTKEQIQYSTDKSGNVVNTETVVEGERGKDLVLTIDMEFQERVDEIVREELDKAISEAPYENRNMEDALAVVMDPQTGELLAVSGQTYDREEDEFNNTAYKTLYDAHIPGSIVKGATMLAGYESEVVTPGQTFYDAPIKIAGTEEKASWRNLGLVNDLDALQQSSNIYMFHIAMRMGGEYNYQRNESVSFDPSAWQEMRNYFRQFGLGSETGVDYPFESTGYEGSQGTAGNFMDHAIGQFDTYTTMQMAQYVSTIANDGYRVRPHFLKEIRNPVASEENLGSVYKHHNTDVLNRIQMDQDHIERVQEGFRQVFQTSDGTGYSYFGDKDYNPAGKTGTAENELYEDGSLEQYTENLSLVGYAPFDEPEIAFAVVVPHTGEASGINHYIGEGILDAYFDLKEDRSEGNEDNEGEENEE
- a CDS encoding MFS transporter; protein product: MRKSLQYYQDKLDINRDLLLLLLVGGLYFLGIFLSNTFVNIYLWKQSGDYITIAVYNLAIFLFQPATFILAGKLAKKVDRVIVLRLGVTFLSLFFLSVLIIGEDASTYNFLLGSLLGIGYGFYWLAFNVLTFEITEPETRDFFNGFLGVLQSFGGMIGPLLAGIIIAKMTANLGYRTIFTISFILFICAVVSSFFLNRRKAEGSFHFRRILEERRHNKNWNRILNAHVAQGLREGMFAFVITIWVYLITNSEFALGVFNLSLSGLSFIFYFLATKFIKPSMRKKAILIGALILYFSIFIILFEISYLLMIIYAVFIGIAYPIINVPYNSMTYDVIGKAWKAKDLRVEYIVVRELFVNIGRVLSISVFLIAVSIFQAEEIIPWLLVIFGIGHLFIYVFVKDIYLSSPNNKDMMIKDQITDEKNR
- a CDS encoding superoxide dismutase, producing MAKFELPELPYAYDALEPTIDKETMNIHHTKHHNTYVTKLNGALEGHSDLQDKSLEDLLSNLDAVPESARTAVRNNGGGHANHSLFWKILSPNGGGEPSGELSDKINAKFGSFDKFKEEFGNAATGRFGSGWAWLVVNNGELEITSTPNQDTPVMEGKTPILGLDVWEHAYYLKYQNKRPDYVAAFWNVVNWDEVAKNYNEAK
- a CDS encoding Na/Pi cotransporter family protein; this encodes MDIDVQTLLFEFIGGLGIFLIGIKYMGEGLQKSAGDRLRDILDKFTSNPFLGVLAGIIVTILIQSSSGTTVLTVGLVNAGFMTFRQAIGVIMGANIGTTVTAFIIGIDLGAYALPIIAVGAFLLFFFKHQKVTAVGQAIFGFGALFFGLELMSSGMSPLRSLESFQELTVSMSETPILGVVIGTVFTLIVQSSSATIGILQGLFAQGAISLEAALPVLFGDNIGTTITAVLASLGASVAAKRAAFTHVIFNVLGATIGILLLGVFTQYVMFLQEQFALNEEMTIAFAHGSFNIANTIIQFPFIGALAWLVTKLVPGEDTIIEYKPKHLDPIFIQQSSALALDQAKSEIIRMGEYASKGLEETNLYLTTNQQKHSEMAVQVEGALNNLDQKITEYLINISAGTLSEADSAKHTALMDSVRDIERIGDHFENILELIDYKISHKVYITPQAQEDLNNMFDLTIMTVKQAVQSLDQMSREDALAVIQKEDQIDKMERNYRKKHIIRVNEGQCSGSAGIVFVDILSNLERIGDHAVNIAEEVLGE
- a CDS encoding NfeD family protein; its protein translation is MDIFSLTWIGLVITGLGTLFLIGEVLVNMRGLFALLGVGFITVYFGAYVETGSFIFMLIIYFAGILLIIIDGKVVNDGTLATLGLAAMLASVALAAPDLTSGLYAVIGVLLGGGASFFFLKVFKRREMWTKITLKDQLTKEAGYNSMNMEYEALVNEEGITLNDLRPTGTIRINKKDYSAVSNGQWVSKDTPVRVVQVDGTKILVEKIKE
- a CDS encoding DUF2624 domain-containing protein — translated: MSIFIKELVRKKLKQLSPEELFHYGKQYGFSLSQSEAREITTYLKAGSFDPFRAEDREKMFKELARITNVDTAKKARLLFNELIKSYGVDYLFTE
- a CDS encoding deoxyribonuclease IV — protein: MLKIGSHVSMNGKKMLLGSSEQAASYGANTFMIYTGAPQNTRRKPVEELNIMNGREHMVENGISDIVVHAPYIINIGNTVKPETFDLGVNFLRNEVDRTAAIGAKQIVLHPGSHVGAGADEGIKKVVEGLNEVLEKDKDVQIALETMAGKGSEIGRTFDELAKIIDGVTENEKLSVCMDTCHIHDAGYNVVQDFDGVLNHFDKIIGVDRLKVVHVNDSKNDRGAHKDRHENIGFGYIGFDALEYVIKHPQLQDLPKILETPFVGEDKKNKKAPYKFEIDMIKEGTFDSELKDKIVNT
- a CDS encoding DEAD/DEAH box helicase, encoding MENENNNFNSFSFHPVLYNVIERLEFSRPTEIQQQVIPAVLKGKSVIGKSRTGSGKTHAYLLPLFNQINVSKRQVQFVITAPTRELATQIYNEVKKMIHYADKDGRWIAKLLVGGTDKQKTIEKLKEPPHIIVGTPGRILDLVKEDAVSIFSATSFVIDEADLMLDLGFIKEVDQLLVRSREDIQILAFSATIPQRLQHFFNKYLENPLHVKVDDHFSPETMEHYLIDVKHRDEADILMEISNTIQPYLAIIFTNGKDIADKLAASLQQRGLEAGIIHGGLTPRERKRVLKEIQNLKYQYIVATDLAARGIDIKGVSHIINAQLPKEEDFYIHRVGRTARAGMEGTAISLYRETDIKLIEKLEQNGLTFNYTDVKGGEWQKVKPWNERNLRNEKTTNIDKEAWKQVRKTKKVKPGYKKKMKQQQSSIKKQLAKNKYKK